CTCCAGTGGAGATCAAGAAGCAGCGTATAAATCTGTTCTTCCATCCAAGTCATGGCTGTCGCTTGAGGAGGGAACTCACGCTGGCGTGGGTTCAGTGGTATAATTAGAGCGTTAATAATGTACTACTGGGCTCTCGGAACCCTGATTAGGGTCTGTCCTCACATAATTGGATTTTTCACTTGGCCGCTGGTAAGTTATTAGTGTTTTTAAAGCAAAGTGGGCACTTTATTTATTGAAATGATTGTTGCGTTATCCTGCACTCAATCAATGCTAATGTTAGGGTCTGCACTTCTCTGCTTGcaggctccccctgctggtagaCATGGCCAGCGCGCTGGAGACGTGTGTCGACGAAGAAGCCGGCAGCCTGCTGGCTATGGTGACAGCAGGCTCCGTGGAGGACGTCGGCACCGCGGGAATCCGTGCGGCGGCTGGCGTCGTCGCGGGGGATGGAGTTCCGCGGAGCGGTGAGGCTCCGCTCTGGGCTCTGGGTGGTTTCCGGCTGTTTGTTTCTGAGCCCCGTGTGCTGCGATAAGGTTGAGTGGCTTGTAAAAATGGCTAAAGGCTCAGAGGGAACTGGAGGTGCCAGCTGCTGGCCCAGATCCACAGGCCTGGTGACAGTTGGTGACGATTCCCTACTCTGCATGGTGACAATGTCTATTCTTGTGCCCAAGCAGATCTTACCCCCTCCATCCTTTCCAGGGCCTTTTTTGGTATGATAGGGATGAATTTGGttatgtctccccccccccccccccagagatggCCCTCAAGCTGAAGCAACCACAAGCTGAGAGTCAGCCCCACCCAGATCCGCTCAGGTCTGACATCAACGTCTACACAAGCAGTCAGGTGAGCCTAACAGTGTCCCCCACAGGCCTGTCACTGTGTGCACTCTGTCCTCTGCTGGCTGGTGGCATTTTGCACACAGGTGGGGTGAGCAGGTgctgtgggtgtgggtgtggttTCCCTGCAGAAGCATTTGACTGGATAACGAGCCGTAGGCTGTGGGCCATGGAGGCCAGGCCGCAGCTTGTGATTGGCCGGGGCAGCCTTGCTCTTGAACCGGGGTTGTCACACGCGGTTTCTGTGACCAGCTTTTGTTAACCTCTGAGAGTCAGAGTATTTTACCCATGTAACCTGTCTGTGACTAGGCCCCGTCTGCTCTAAGTCATTTTACACGTATTTTATCTGCTACATGGGGTAAAGTTCTTCAGGACCACTGTTGGGATTCCCTCTTTATTTTTAGATTGCATTTTTGTCTCTGGTCCACCTGAATGTTGTGATGTATCTGTGCTTCACATTAGGGATTTATATGTGTAAAGTAAAGTGGTACATGAAGTAGAAGTATTTGCTGTTCAATGTGTACTAACATTGAGAAACAAAGGTCTGGGTATGTTAATGTGTTTATAGGTGGTATTTACAAGGTGAGGTCCCTGTGAATGAGGGAGTGAGTGAAATTCTTCTTGCTTCTGTGTGCAGATCTCAAGGGATGAGCCCCCAGTGGCCATGGAGAGGAACTGCACCCTCCCCGAAGCTGCAGCCAGGTACATACAGGCCTTAAACTGCATTTCAGGTGTAGTGATGTTTTCAGGGCTTAGGGGTGGAGCCTGTGGACTGCTTTGGAAAATCTCCTGGTAATTCCCACGACCATTCAGGAAGAGAGGGAAGAACGGAGGCTCATCACTCTCGGCAGCTAGACAGATGGAGACCCGGGTCCACTCTGAGAACAGGTGAGCGTCATGGACACTACAGCCTTGGGATGAGGCAGAATCAGCGGCTGGGGACTCTTTACACAGGGAAAAACATCCTGAGAGGCAGATTTTAAATAGATCTCTCTGCTtcactgtcttttttttttcttccattgaATCAGTTTCAAGGTCTGTATCCATAGTGCATTATgctcatcatttaaaaaaattagaggaactgatgattttttttgcatttccagagctttgctgccacctggtggtggCATTGGAGCTGCAGTTGctaaaatgtataatttttttagtatttttttttttttttgctcttaaAATATTGAGAGCAGTTAGTAtcttactgtatatatgtatttaaaactAACGGTTGACCTTACTGATACTAGTTTTACTTTCTGCAAACATTTCATCTAAACAGCTAGCATGGTTAGCCATGGATTTAATTTGTTGGTTTTTAACCAGTAGAGGGTGCTGTGCACTTTAGTTTCATGCACACATTCCTGAAGTGTTATGTGCTTGTGGTTTTCCTTTTGACGGATGAAGTTTTTCGACTTGCATGCCCTGGAAATATcacggggtggggtgggaggggggattGAAATCAAGGCTTTGCTAGTGGTTTGCTTTTGAGTCAGATACCCCGGATGATGATGCTATTGGCTGTGAGGGCCTGTATACCCGTGAAGGTCCAGCCCGCTACAGTTTGACAACAGTTGGTGTGGTACATGCCAGTGGATGCTGTTTCATAATGTTGGACTCCCTTCCTTTCTGTGTTTTAACTCCATGTGACTGTCTGGACTGTGTGGTCGTGTTGGTAAGCAGCCACTCTGGCATAACTTTAGCGTCTGTGTTTGCTCACCTCGTGCTCCTGAGTCACTGTGGACTCTTCACGAGTAGAGAAGGACAGgccttcctctctctctttacCATGCTGCATTTGGCAGTAATGGCAGTCTTAGCTTTCATCGTTTCCCCCTCTCCTGCAGCGACAGGAAGGCCGGCTGGGACCGACACTCCCCTCCGCGGACGCCACCTGAGGCCAGGAGCGAGGTGGCCCCCGCCAAGGTAATACTGCCTCCCGGTGGTCTCACTGTTACACGGTGCCCCTTCTAGCATCCTGTTGCCCGTCTCCGCCTCTGGAGCGGACCGCTGTCTGACTGATGCATCTTCTCGCCAATGACGCAGGGAAGAGTGGATCCTGCAGAGCTGCCAGTCCCTCCTCTGCCCGGGAATCTGATAGACCTAACGGATCTGGTCCCAGCTGTAAGCCCTGCAGTGCCGCGTAGCGTTGTTTTGATGGCGTGCGATGTGTTTGCATGCATGTGCCTGATTGTGACCTCATTtgacccccccccaatccccagcTGCCACCCAAACCAGTGATAGCTCCTCGATGGATCGTCCCAGCAGCTGCAGTGAGTTCTGGGCCCAGTGGGGGCTGAACTGAATTCAGAGCCAGCTGAATGCATTTTAAGTATGTTGCCATGGTGAGTTTCCATCCAGTgactttctccatctttgcagaCCGGGGTCTGTGCTAATGGCCTTCCAGGCAGTAGCAGTGCAAAGAGGCCACCTCTCTGTCCAAATGGGGGCGCCCTTTCTGGCCACGCTCAGCTCTCTCACACTGTGATTGACACAAGGTAAGCCTTAAGTCTGcaaaatgtgtaaaagtcaAGCGTTTCCTCAATCTGCACCATTTGGACAGATTTTAAGAAGTGCTCTGTTTTGTATCTCTCTCACGATCACATACATTCCTGTTTTTCTGCTTACTCTGGTTTATTATCTGATTGGCCAGCTCTTTAACTGTCTGGCCAAGCCAATCATGCTGGTTTTATCTGTGCCAGAGGATTTGTGGATAATGGAAGACATTGGATTACGAATGTTTGAAAAGTGTACCCCCCCATACCCACCCCTTCCCCAGCACTGTGAATCCTGAGGTGAGGAGGACCAGGACTCCCCGTCTGCTCTCCACTGATCTCTGACGCCACAGGGTCCCACAACTGCTGGAATCTTTGCATCTTAACCTTTTTACGACATTCCAAACTAACTTTTTTTAGCCTGGTAATGGATGCTAGGGACCGCAAAGCCGACATGACCACAGAATGTTTTGGTGCCCAAATGcacccccctcccgccccccggCACCTTCCCCCAAATGTTCCACATGAGGTGAGCCAGCCTTGTTCTGAGAGAGGAGGATGGTGGGACTcctccaatttttttttttttcttttcttcataAACCGGAGAGGCTCTGATTCTTTTACCCATCCACACATGGTTTTAAAACCCCTTGACTACGGCGCTTAAACCTTTCCAGTGAAATGATCCCATCCTGAAAGCAAAGATTGCGAGAGAACGGGAGTGTTCGGAACCTTCTGGACTGAACTGGATCGTGGAATCTGTCACGTTTTATGCTGTTTCCTGAGATGATCTTTCTGAACAGGGCAAAAAAATTGTAACAATTGTGGTATTTTGATTTTGACAAAACTGCCAGCATATTGTTTAAAAAGTCTTGTGGCTTGAGGAGTATTACGTAACCAAACAAGTGGATCCCACATTTTGGCAATTAAGCACTGTTGCTTTTTCCTGTATTCTTGCATAACTGAAAttccctttttaaaaaaaaaaaaaaaaaaaaaaactcaagctGTTTCCATCTAGTGTGTAAACACAGACTGAAGGGTCACCTTCTGGAAGATTGCTCCCCGCCACCCCCATTCATGATTTTGATCGGTGTGTGCTGGTGagatttgtcatttttattgaatGTTCTTTGTTCTTATGTTTACTTCTAGTCGGTATGTGTCTTAAACGTCAGGCGAATGCGGACAGCCTGTCTTCTGCACACGTGTTTTTATCTCCGTTCAGGAAGCACAAAAGTGTCAGTAAGCTAATGTCCGTGCTTTTTAAATTTGCCCTGTGACACTTTACCTGAAATTCCTGAAAGGAACAGATTCCTTCGTAGGAGACAGTGCGAGTCTGAGACTCTGGGATGGATACAGTCACGTCGCCACTGTGCTGAATCCTTAACCATTTTACCTGTGTTCTGTGCACATGGGTAGCGTAGCATGTAGTTAGAGGGTAATTTCACTAAGTGCAATTTTTtgtagcgtttttttttttttaaagtacacCCTGTTCACTGTGTAACTCAATTGGAAAGGCTGCTGTAGAACAGGAAGTCAGTGCTGGTGTcacattttaagtaaaaatgtCCTGGAAACAACCTTGCGTGTGAGCTGTTTTTGTCATGGGGGTGATGCAAGTGACTGCGGAAGTGTCACCATCGACGCAGGGTGTGTAGTGAGCTGGCTCAGTGTGTCATTGGTGGATGTGTGTGAGACAGACAGATTCAACACGACCTGGTGACTCCTCACCTGACCCATCTGTCTCCTTCAACCAGGTAGGTTATGTTACCTGTCTCTTCTGGACCAAGACGTCCAGGAACAAGCACTAGAACTGGACTGGGTTTGGCCAGAGTGGGTGTTGTTCTCTAGAGACCATTTCTTGAAACATGGCTCTCTGTGGTGATCAAACTGGGAGTGGTCCAGCTGCAGGCTTGCATAGTTACTCTGGCTAACATCTTCCTCATTCTGTCAAATGCTCTGGGTCACAGTCTATGTAATTAAAGGTTGGCTGATTTACAAAGGGGGGGGAAACATTTATTTGGCAACAGATTATAAATGTATGAAATCGATAAACAGCAGTACAGCTTTAAAAAGTATGACGAGATCTGTCACAAAACTGCTTTACGGGGGTAGATTAGCTTTgtctgatttgatttttttttttaaaagacatgCAGGACGGCTGCCCAGTCTATTTTGTTCCCATTTTGGCTTCCCCAGATTCTTCTGCACAGGAAAATGGTCGTCGTTACTGAGACCCCTCCTGAAGGTACGAGGAGCAGCTCCTAGACTGCAGCGCCATGGAGTGATTCTTTTTGCTGGTGATGGGAGAGACGAGGCTTTGAAACCCACATGGCTCTCCTATTGGTTTACATGGCATTAAACTGGTTCCCAGTTGGCAGCACACTGATCGTGTCATGGTTCATAAATCTCTCACTGTATGTTGAGTCTAAGGCTTTAGTGAGCGTCCTCCCTGGTGGCTGGAGGCCAGTGTATAGGAATTGGTACCTTGAAATGGCTGTATCAGATTTTTCATGAAACAGACAGAATGGACAGGGGGACAGAGCAGAGGTTAGTGTTGGACGTCAGGAAGAAATTGATCCCATAGAGCCCACAGCGTCCAGGATGCTCACAATGTGATGCAGAGGCAGGATTGTATGTCCttgtttagtttgttttttaaatgcatgaCTGAGCTGTGACCAGGCTTCACGGTGAAATTACCAGAACAGGAACCACTTCACAGCAAACAGCACCGTTTCCTGGGCTTCCTCCTATTGTTCCGTCCATTTTTCTCCTTGTTCTCCGCCATCTTTTTTGCCCGCACATCTCGCATAAGATCGAAGAACACCTGACcaacggggaaaaaaaattgcaaaactaCTGAAATCAGCATGAGGACGGTCAAGCAAGTTTTGAACCCATGTGATATGAGTAGGAGCTATGGGGGAGGCTCCACTACCAGACGTGACCCCAAACTCCAGAAGCCCAATGCTAAACTTTCAGTAACACTGCTGGTGAACACCCCCCACCACCTGAGCAAGATGACACACCTTGTCCACATTGGCACGCGTCTTGGCCGACGTctccacatactgtacagcgCATTCCTCCGCCTTGGCCCGTGCCTCGTCCACAGTCACCCGGCGTCGGTCTTCCAAGTCCGACTTGTTGCCCACCAGCAGCAGTGGGATCCGGTCCTCCTCAGCCTTCACGCGCAGAATCTGCTCCCTGGGGACAGAGTCATTGCTCAGCCATCCAGCAGCCCGCATTCATTACGTTGTCAGGTGTTATACTTAACATGGTATTGGCTAATAGcactgggtggggtggggtggggtggggtggggactGAGGAGTGTTCCTGCATCCCTGCTATTGTGTTTGGAGGTGGAGGTACAGGGGCCTGACCTGAACTCGCTGGTGGCAGTGAAGGACTCATGCTCTGTGATGGAGAACACCAGCAGGAACCCCTCCCCGCTTCGGAAGTAGTTGTCCCGGATGGCAGCGTAGTCCTCCTGTCCGGCCGTGTCCAGGATGTCGATTTGGACCTCCTCGCCATCCAGGACCACCTTCTTCCTGTAGCTGTCCGCTTTAGTGGGCTCATAGTCCTCCACAAACTGAGCAGGTGGGTgcaaaggggagggggggggggggggggagaaaaaaaattaaaattaaatgtctTCTCCAGATAACGCACTCAACCATAGCAGCCTTGTAGccagtatttatatttctatacAGCTAGTAAAGTTGAGAGGCCGCATCCTGCCGTCTCCTAGCGCCTACACTGGCAGTGAGAACATCGAGGTGCTTTAAACCCCTGGGCTCCTCTGcctcatatttatttttctttctcctCTAGTTGATACAACCCAGTCAGGAGAATCCGGGTCCAAAGACTAATCCTTAACCCGGCAGGCTGGTAACCCTGTGTCAGTCCACAACGCCAGTGCCAGGCGGTGCTTTACCGCTAAACGCTCACCTCGTCATACATGAACTGCAGCGTGAGGGCGGACTTGCCCACGCCGCCGCTGCCCACCATGATGACCTTGTGCAGGGCCAGCGAGCTCTGACTCTTATTCTTATTGGCTGCCATCGctgggtggaggagggggggggggggtcagctggCCCAGTCACTCTGCCCCCTCTGGGTGGGCCTGCTGTGCTGTCCTGCAAAaggaaacaaagaaaataaGTATTCACCTCAGTGATCGTACATCAGGGTATTAGCCCTCCATTTTAACACAAGAGCAGGTCTCAAACACATGTCCTTTAGACAGAGACTCTGCCCCCTGTGACAGTTACTAACCCATCCTGTTAGGGAGAGGAGATCGCTCCCAGCCCGGCTCCCTCCCCTGTGCGCCGCATTAACCTACTGACACACATCACAGCTTCATGTGCTGTGTTTCCACGGATACCAAACTCCACCTGCTCCCAGGGCAATTTCATTCTTCACCAATCACCCGCGGTGTGGTCCGTCACTCAAACGTGGCACCGTCACAGCGCAAACTCTGTCTGGACTGGAACCACTGTGTCTGCCTGCAAGTGAACCTGCCCGGCCTTTAGTGGCAGAGTGGTCCGATTTCACACCCACAAGTGCGAAGTCGTACCGATGCAGGAAATGGCAGGCGCGATCGATGTCTCCCTTGCAGTTGGTCACACTGTTCGTATGCAGTGTGACAATTGAATAGCAAAATTTACCAAAAGCCAAAAATAGCAGGGCTTACATACTGCGCCCCCACCCTGCCAAGACTATGCCCTGACTTCCACAGGAAAATGGCATTCTCCATCTGCCTGTTGAGCACGATCTCACTGCGACAACCCCAAACAAAAGGCAGCCAGGCTCGGCCACTCTCCAATCCACCCACCGTCACCCACTGACCACAGAGCTTAAATGTGCATGTGATCAGCCCAGAGTCTCACACTGAGTTCCTGCAAAGCTCAGGAGAAACAGGTAGAACATGGACGCTGGGTATCAACAGGTTTTATTAAAGACAGTGTCTCCTTACTAAGTAATAAAATCAAATTCGAGAGCAGGTAGACAAGTTCTTTGTCCTAGCtccaaccctaaccccagctCCATACCCTCTCCATAGAAAGACAAAGACCCAAAGACCAGCAGGAGGAGACTCAACCAACTTGAGACCTGATCCATGACAGCGTCAAATAATGCTGGTCATGATACCCTAAAGCTTCAGGACCTTCTGGCAACCTCAGTAAGGCTGGGGCACAGAAACATTCCTCATGCTGACTGCAAATCACATGGGTGGGAGATAATCTGAGGTTGGGGGGCGGGCGTAAGTGTCGGGGCTGAATTAGCAGTGTTCCCATGGCAACCAGCTCTTCTTCCCAATCCTCAAGAGCACTGCCTACAAGTGTGATCTAGTGGGACTGATGGGAGGCAGTTTCCAGGGGAACATGTGACCATTTCCACCCAAGGACAGAGCAGCGGGGCTTCTCAAATAGACACCCTTCACTCTGATGCAGCAATGAGTGGAACATGGCTCCTGTAGATCTGTACAAGCTTCAACACCAAAAGATGTTCATGGAAAAAGGTGGAAATCAGCCAACCTCTCTTACCATGGGTTTTGAAACAGAAGCAGCTGTATTTCCACCCAAGTACTCTATATCCACCAGGATGCTGACGCTGGACTGTGGAGCAGAGCACAGAGTGCTTACATCATGGCTATTGCCAGGTGGGGAATGTTTTTCTCAGCCCCAGACTGGTCGGCAAAATCTACCATGGGGGCCCAAGGTCATATCCAGGGCCCCAGAATTCCTTGCTATACCCATGGCTTACATGTGTATACTGAATATAAAGCttaggggtgggcaatcttccCAAAAATCATATAGTGATCCATGTAGCATCTGAATTGTGGTCGTCTTCCCAATGATGAAATGTACTGTCAAAAACATCCAGTTGAACAAGCCTAAGGACTTGTCAATTAGCACCACTTAGAACACAATATTGCATTAAAGGCACTTTTCAAATTTGTCATTTAAAG
This window of the Paramormyrops kingsleyae isolate MSU_618 chromosome 1, PKINGS_0.4, whole genome shotgun sequence genome carries:
- the LOC111849483 gene encoding ras-related protein O-RAL, yielding MAANKNKSQSSLALHKVIMVGSGGVGKSALTLQFMYDEFVEDYEPTKADSYRKKVVLDGEEVQIDILDTAGQEDYAAIRDNYFRSGEGFLLVFSITEHESFTATSEFREQILRVKAEEDRIPLLLVGNKSDLEDRRRVTVDEARAKAEECAVQYVETSAKTRANVDKVFFDLMRDVRAKKMAENKEKNGRNNRRKPRKRCCLL